The Haloarcula sp. H-GB4 genome contains a region encoding:
- the npdG gene encoding NADPH-dependent F420 reductase produces MELAILGGTGDIGEGLAMRFVADTDHTITIGSRDAAKASERARTYEERLSDHGVETEINGTDNSSAAASADVVILAIPPHHVGDTVEALAEDDALSDQLLISPAVGMNGDGDGLHYRPPSTGSVTEFVAERAPESVPVAGAFHNLAADRLADLEATLDVDTLVVADDPAVSERVVALTADLTGVRPIPAGPLSNAAEVESLTPLLINIARYNEDMHDVGVSFS; encoded by the coding sequence ATGGAGTTAGCTATCTTGGGCGGTACTGGTGACATCGGTGAGGGACTTGCGATGCGGTTTGTCGCCGATACGGACCATACGATTACGATCGGCTCGCGGGACGCTGCAAAAGCCAGCGAGCGAGCCAGAACGTACGAAGAACGGTTGTCCGATCACGGTGTCGAGACTGAAATCAACGGGACGGACAACAGTAGCGCCGCGGCCAGTGCAGACGTGGTTATCCTGGCCATTCCGCCACACCACGTCGGCGATACAGTTGAAGCACTGGCAGAAGATGACGCACTCTCGGACCAACTGCTCATTAGCCCTGCTGTCGGGATGAACGGCGATGGGGACGGACTTCACTACCGACCACCGTCGACGGGGAGCGTTACTGAGTTTGTTGCAGAGCGGGCCCCCGAGTCTGTTCCAGTGGCCGGGGCGTTCCACAACCTTGCAGCGGATCGGCTGGCGGATCTAGAGGCCACGCTCGATGTGGATACGCTGGTGGTCGCGGACGACCCGGCGGTCAGTGAACGAGTCGTGGCGCTAACTGCTGACCTCACAGGCGTCCGACCGATCCCTGCTGGGCCGCTTTCGAACGCCGCGGAAGTTGAGAGTCTGACGCCACTGCTAATCAACATCGCCCGATACAACGAGGATATGCACGACGTCGGTGTGAGTTTCAGTTAG
- a CDS encoding NAD-dependent succinate-semialdehyde dehydrogenase: MEAVNPATGERLDVYDPDDDEAVERKLDRATSTFEDWREVPLRDREQLLVNAGEVLRENKQRYAELMTREMGKPVTQAVAEVEKCAWACDHYAEYAHKYLSEEHHPSPAGTEVKTVHDPLGPVLAVMPWNYPFWQVIRFAAPYLTAGNVGLLKHASNVPGCALALEEVFAEAGYPEGAFQTLMVGSSNVDGILADDRVRAATLTGSGPAGRAVAETAGKHLKKTVLELGGSDPFIVLDDADLDAALETGVQARTLNGGQSCIAAKRFIIHTDVYEEYVDRLVTAFEDLTVGDPLSDETDVGPQADPDLMAELHDQVQASVDAGATLLTGGEPLDRPGAFYPPTVLTDVPSGCPADTEETFGPVATVYEVADAEEAIEVANDTRFGLGASLWTADRERGQRLARDISAGCVYINEMTKSDPRVPFGGIKDAGYGRELSEMGIKEFVNKKTVWIE, encoded by the coding sequence ATGGAGGCAGTCAACCCGGCTACGGGCGAGCGGCTGGACGTGTACGACCCTGACGATGACGAGGCAGTCGAACGAAAACTGGACCGTGCCACGTCGACGTTCGAGGACTGGCGTGAGGTCCCGTTGCGCGACCGCGAGCAATTGCTGGTAAACGCCGGCGAGGTTCTACGGGAGAACAAACAGCGGTACGCTGAGCTGATGACCCGGGAGATGGGCAAACCGGTCACGCAAGCCGTCGCTGAAGTCGAAAAGTGTGCATGGGCGTGTGACCATTACGCAGAATACGCACACAAGTATCTCTCCGAGGAACACCACCCCAGTCCAGCGGGAACGGAAGTAAAGACGGTCCATGACCCGCTCGGGCCAGTGCTTGCAGTGATGCCCTGGAACTATCCGTTCTGGCAGGTCATTCGCTTTGCTGCGCCCTATCTCACTGCCGGCAACGTTGGCCTCCTCAAACATGCTTCAAACGTTCCCGGCTGTGCGCTCGCACTGGAAGAAGTGTTTGCCGAAGCCGGCTATCCTGAGGGCGCGTTCCAGACGCTGATGGTTGGCTCCAGTAACGTTGACGGCATCCTCGCAGACGACCGTGTCCGTGCGGCGACGCTGACCGGAAGTGGTCCCGCCGGCCGTGCCGTCGCCGAAACCGCCGGCAAACATCTGAAAAAGACTGTGCTGGAACTCGGTGGGTCTGACCCGTTCATCGTCCTCGACGACGCAGACCTCGATGCGGCCCTCGAAACTGGGGTGCAAGCACGGACACTGAACGGCGGCCAGTCGTGTATCGCCGCCAAGCGCTTTATCATTCACACGGATGTCTACGAGGAGTACGTCGATCGCCTCGTCACTGCCTTCGAAGACCTCACTGTCGGTGACCCACTGTCCGACGAAACTGACGTCGGTCCACAGGCGGACCCTGACCTCATGGCCGAACTCCACGATCAGGTACAGGCCAGCGTCGACGCCGGTGCAACGCTGTTGACTGGGGGCGAGCCGCTTGACCGGCCCGGTGCCTTCTACCCACCGACAGTACTGACTGATGTTCCTTCGGGATGTCCTGCGGACACCGAGGAGACGTTCGGCCCAGTGGCGACCGTCTACGAGGTCGCCGATGCGGAGGAAGCGATTGAGGTCGCGAACGACACCCGGTTTGGCCTTGGTGCAAGCCTCTGGACAGCGGACCGGGAACGTGGTCAGCGTCTGGCACGGGACATTTCCGCAGGCTGTGTCTATATCAACGAAATGACCAAATCTGACCCGCGAGTCCCATTCGGCGGCATCAAGGACGCCGGGTACGGTCGTGAGCTCTCGGAGATGGGCATCAAAGAGTTCGTCAACAAAAAGACGGTCTGGATCGAATAA
- a CDS encoding IclR family transcriptional regulator has product MTDKTETATLTAPMKTFAIVDALRDADGPLGVSEVAERLGYTRSTTYKHLNTLLQSGYVRKSTGDYQLTLQFADIGEHIKSQTPIYHDTKPQIDQISATTGESAGLVIKCEKQIADVYHTAVDDSPRHVNSPCFHCSAPGKAILAATGPEEVDAILDHTGLPAATENTITDRQTLTAELDNIRDRGIAFERREQYPDVNCVAIPIRDQSTTAAVYVAGHADRLSGKRLQEDVPGMILSAVRQLNAEQV; this is encoded by the coding sequence ATGACCGATAAAACTGAGACCGCGACACTCACAGCACCCATGAAGACGTTCGCCATTGTCGACGCGCTCAGAGATGCCGATGGGCCGCTTGGTGTCTCAGAGGTGGCCGAGCGACTCGGGTACACTCGGAGTACGACGTACAAGCACCTGAATACGCTGTTGCAATCTGGCTACGTGAGAAAGAGTACAGGGGACTATCAGTTGACGTTACAGTTTGCCGATATCGGCGAACACATCAAATCCCAGACACCCATCTATCACGACACGAAGCCCCAGATAGACCAGATATCAGCGACGACCGGCGAGTCTGCCGGACTGGTTATCAAGTGCGAAAAGCAGATTGCCGATGTCTATCATACCGCCGTTGACGACTCACCGAGACACGTAAACTCCCCGTGTTTTCACTGCAGCGCTCCGGGAAAGGCAATCCTCGCAGCGACCGGTCCAGAGGAGGTCGATGCTATTTTAGACCACACTGGGCTGCCTGCAGCCACCGAAAACACGATTACGGACCGCCAGACGCTTACCGCCGAACTCGATAATATCCGGGACCGGGGTATCGCGTTCGAGCGTCGTGAGCAGTATCCGGACGTAAACTGCGTTGCGATTCCGATTCGGGATCAGTCCACAACCGCCGCTGTGTACGTGGCGGGACACGCTGATCGGTTGAGCGGGAAGCGGTTACAGGAGGATGTTCCCGGGATGATACTGAGCGCTGTCAGACAGCTCAATGCGGAGCAGGTCTGA
- a CDS encoding PaaI family thioesterase produces the protein MDIEAFFENMPFADLLDIEITTVDNGHAEGHIQMREELSWNEERIMAHGGVTFTLADTVGGAALVSLVDQPVPTIDMRIDYLEAGTGDLRAEADVVRHGGDVGVVNVEVYAEDGTQVADARGVYKTG, from the coding sequence ATGGACATCGAAGCATTCTTCGAGAACATGCCGTTTGCCGACCTGCTCGACATCGAGATAACCACTGTCGATAACGGGCACGCCGAAGGGCATATCCAAATGCGCGAAGAACTGTCGTGGAACGAGGAGCGGATAATGGCCCACGGCGGCGTTACGTTCACCCTCGCTGATACCGTTGGTGGGGCCGCTCTCGTGTCTCTCGTCGACCAGCCGGTGCCGACCATCGATATGCGCATCGATTACCTCGAAGCTGGGACAGGGGACCTCCGAGCGGAAGCGGACGTGGTTCGTCACGGTGGTGATGTTGGCGTCGTCAATGTGGAAGTGTACGCCGAAGACGGCACACAGGTCGCGGATGCACGCGGCGTCTACAAGACAGGGTAG
- the dgoD gene encoding galactonate dehydratase has protein sequence MQITGYELFEIPPRWVFLKLETSTGLLGWGEPVIEGRAKTVRAAVEEMLDQYLIGKDPFRIEDHWQALYRGGFYRGGPILMSAIAGINQALWDIKGKHFDAPVYELLGGKSRDKVRVYKWIGGDRPEDVATEATRLAEAGYTALKMDATNQTRFIETRASLDEITERIQHVRTAVDDRVDIGIDFRGRVSKSMAKTLANRLESVEPMFIEEPVLPENIEHLPNIAAQTHAPIAAGERLYSRWDYKDLLKTGAIDVIQPDVSHAGGISEMVKLANMAESHDVAIAPNCPLGPIALAASIQVDTVVPNLLVQDQGFDVHSETTSPAHDLLNSNPFAFDDGYLKTLDGPGLGIDVALDVVREKAEADLDWHNPIWRHEDGSVADW, from the coding sequence ATGCAAATCACCGGATACGAACTGTTCGAAATCCCACCCCGCTGGGTTTTCTTGAAGCTAGAAACCAGCACCGGGCTTTTGGGCTGGGGTGAGCCTGTTATCGAGGGCAGAGCGAAAACAGTTCGGGCGGCAGTCGAGGAGATGCTGGACCAGTACCTCATCGGGAAGGACCCGTTTCGAATTGAGGACCATTGGCAAGCGCTGTATCGGGGCGGGTTCTATCGCGGCGGGCCGATCCTGATGTCCGCCATTGCTGGTATCAATCAGGCACTCTGGGATATCAAGGGGAAACATTTCGATGCACCTGTGTATGAACTGCTGGGTGGGAAAAGCCGGGATAAGGTTAGAGTGTATAAATGGATCGGTGGCGACAGGCCGGAGGATGTCGCTACGGAAGCGACGCGGTTAGCTGAGGCTGGCTACACCGCGCTCAAAATGGATGCGACAAATCAGACTCGATTCATCGAAACAAGAGCGTCGCTCGATGAGATCACAGAACGAATTCAGCACGTTCGAACAGCGGTGGATGACCGAGTAGATATTGGGATCGATTTCAGAGGCCGAGTATCAAAATCGATGGCCAAGACCCTTGCTAACCGCCTCGAATCCGTCGAGCCGATGTTCATTGAAGAGCCAGTGCTTCCGGAAAACATCGAACACCTTCCGAACATCGCAGCCCAGACCCACGCACCTATCGCAGCAGGTGAGCGACTGTACTCGAGATGGGATTACAAAGACCTCCTGAAAACGGGAGCGATTGACGTGATTCAGCCCGATGTCTCGCACGCAGGCGGCATCTCGGAGATGGTTAAACTGGCAAACATGGCGGAATCACACGATGTCGCCATTGCACCGAACTGCCCGCTCGGGCCAATTGCGCTGGCTGCGTCAATCCAGGTCGATACGGTCGTTCCGAATCTGCTAGTACAGGATCAGGGGTTCGACGTTCACTCTGAGACGACCAGTCCCGCACACGACCTGCTGAATTCGAACCCGTTTGCGTTCGATGATGGCTACCTGAAGACGTTGGACGGCCCGGGACTGGGTATCGATGTAGCACTAGACGTAGTTCGGGAGAAGGCAGAAGCCGACCTCGACTGGCATAATCCAATATGGCGGCACGAGGATGGCAGCGTCGCCGACTGGTAA
- a CDS encoding SIS domain-containing protein — protein MTTHAVYNEIRTGIDRLNDFEMSTHDLSQPRKRIAHADRVHFIGCGSSYWTGVIGQYASFQRGIDATAYAASEYLFTGPPITDRTVVVAYSQSGETSETVTAARRAKERGAVVIGITNSDDSSLGSVADEVLVTPAGTEKAVLATKTVDAAVMLTLSLLESKYSERTSSELQRTCRNVITQNLEAAVSVLAEAETLYTLGRGIEYGLAGEAATKFGEGALLHTTPLPTPEISHGPIANAAGEPALIIATQESKSSLTSEVVSKLRDASVTTIVLRRPTNEYGGDIAIELPAQSPDHPIVPLKILQSLTYKTAVKKGYNPDDPPELSKHVEWSALG, from the coding sequence ATGACCACACACGCAGTCTACAACGAGATCCGAACCGGTATCGACCGACTGAATGATTTCGAGATGAGTACTCATGACCTTTCCCAGCCACGCAAGCGTATTGCACACGCTGACAGAGTCCACTTCATCGGCTGTGGGTCTTCCTACTGGACAGGAGTGATCGGCCAGTATGCGTCGTTCCAGCGTGGTATCGACGCAACAGCGTACGCCGCGTCGGAGTATCTGTTCACTGGCCCACCGATTACTGATCGAACGGTTGTTGTTGCCTACTCCCAGTCCGGTGAGACATCTGAAACTGTTACAGCCGCTCGACGGGCAAAGGAGCGGGGTGCGGTCGTTATCGGTATTACAAACAGCGACGATTCATCACTCGGGTCAGTAGCAGACGAGGTCCTTGTCACGCCAGCGGGGACCGAGAAGGCAGTCCTTGCTACCAAAACAGTGGATGCCGCGGTGATGCTGACGCTCTCGTTGCTCGAAAGCAAATACAGCGAGCGCACATCGAGCGAGTTGCAACGCACGTGCCGGAACGTGATTACTCAGAATCTCGAGGCAGCCGTATCCGTCCTTGCGGAGGCCGAGACGCTCTACACGCTCGGCCGGGGGATCGAATATGGACTTGCGGGCGAGGCTGCGACGAAGTTCGGTGAGGGGGCACTGTTGCACACGACACCACTCCCAACACCCGAGATCAGCCACGGTCCCATCGCAAACGCCGCCGGTGAGCCCGCACTCATCATTGCTACCCAAGAATCGAAGTCATCATTGACCAGCGAGGTCGTTTCGAAGCTACGCGACGCCAGCGTGACCACAATTGTCCTGCGGCGGCCGACGAATGAGTACGGTGGCGACATCGCAATCGAACTCCCCGCTCAATCACCAGACCACCCCATCGTCCCGTTGAAAATCTTGCAATCGCTCACGTATAAGACGGCCGTAAAAAAGGGATACAATCCAGATGACCCACCAGAACTCTCGAAACATGTTGAGTGGAGTGCACTGGGATAG
- a CDS encoding HD domain-containing protein, with protein sequence MPNYEAQITQAFPELDYISSDDLRSKVIEAWTLALERGGWRDIMDIPYAWNIHEVTNVRHVRGVTRIARESAIEQQEFHGADPDIDVIIAATLLHDVGKCYEYVDFVEGEKLLDPDPRYATEEIPHSLSGYALAHEVGCPLAVQRAIPHFIGEIPTRTLEAELVKSANSASSNAITQSTMGITLQEWVDEYSQT encoded by the coding sequence ATGCCTAACTACGAGGCGCAGATCACGCAGGCGTTCCCGGAACTCGACTACATCTCATCGGACGACCTTCGTAGCAAAGTCATCGAAGCGTGGACACTCGCGCTTGAACGGGGTGGCTGGCGCGACATTATGGACATTCCCTACGCCTGGAATATCCACGAGGTGACCAACGTCAGGCACGTCCGCGGTGTCACCAGAATCGCACGGGAATCCGCTATCGAGCAACAGGAGTTCCACGGGGCCGACCCCGATATCGACGTCATCATTGCGGCGACATTACTCCACGATGTCGGAAAATGTTATGAGTACGTTGACTTTGTCGAGGGCGAGAAGCTACTCGACCCGGACCCCAGATACGCAACTGAAGAGATCCCACACTCCCTGTCTGGCTATGCACTTGCTCACGAGGTCGGCTGTCCGCTGGCGGTTCAGCGAGCGATTCCACACTTTATCGGTGAGATCCCGACGCGGACACTGGAAGCCGAACTCGTCAAGAGTGCAAACTCCGCGTCCTCGAACGCGATTACGCAGTCAACGATGGGTATCACGCTGCAGGAGTGGGTTGATGAGTACTCCCAAACGTAG
- a CDS encoding EthD family reductase, producing the protein MMYKHVALLVRQDDMSHEEFVDYWQTNHTPIAKDIEGVVRYQQVLPTEPAHAEFDGLAELYFETLEDLHEALGSPGSRDYDPTKEIAAKAREDVNNFLAVEERPRIIGEEIVQKDEVDGDTDGLYKHSAFLVRQDDMTHEEFVDYWQTNHTPIAREIEGVVKYNTVIPTNPENAEFDGVAELYFDDIEKLYDALGSEGSRDYAPDRGKAKAAREDVNNFLAIDERPRFIGQEQLVKDEG; encoded by the coding sequence ATGATGTACAAGCACGTAGCTCTGTTAGTCAGACAGGACGATATGTCTCACGAGGAGTTCGTTGACTACTGGCAGACCAATCACACGCCGATCGCGAAGGACATCGAGGGCGTGGTTCGCTACCAGCAAGTCCTTCCAACAGAGCCAGCACACGCCGAATTTGACGGACTGGCGGAACTGTACTTCGAGACGCTTGAAGACCTACACGAGGCGCTAGGCAGTCCCGGCTCCCGGGACTATGACCCTACCAAGGAGATCGCCGCAAAGGCCCGCGAAGACGTGAATAACTTCCTTGCTGTCGAGGAGCGGCCGCGTATTATCGGCGAAGAGATCGTGCAGAAAGACGAGGTCGATGGCGACACTGACGGTCTCTACAAGCACTCGGCGTTTCTCGTCCGGCAAGATGACATGACCCACGAAGAGTTCGTCGACTACTGGCAGACCAACCATACGCCGATTGCCCGTGAAATCGAGGGCGTCGTCAAGTACAATACGGTCATCCCAACAAACCCCGAAAACGCCGAGTTCGACGGTGTCGCCGAACTCTACTTCGACGACATCGAGAAGCTATACGACGCTCTCGGCAGCGAAGGCTCACGGGACTACGCGCCGGACAGAGGCAAGGCGAAAGCGGCCCGCGAAGACGTGAACAACTTCCTGGCTATCGACGAGCGGCCCCGGTTTATCGGACAGGAACAGCTCGTCAAGGACGAGGGGTAG
- a CDS encoding glucose 1-dehydrogenase, which yields MDAIAVKRGKTRPERIDIERPEPDQGEVLVRTLRVGIDGTDFEVLSGSHGGFPEGSDHQILGHEAVGMVESANGTALNEGEIVVPTVRRPADISSRFFENNEPDMAPPGEYVERGIAGAHGYMAEYFTTPESFLVSIPESLADVGFLVEPISNAEKALELAQRSRSTFEWQESAGLVLGNGPLGLLTLAMLADRCERTYCLGRRERPDPTIDIIDELGATYINSQQTAVDEIPAVHEPMDLVFEATGHAKHAFSTIEALGANGVGVLLGIPEDWEFTVNGGALHRQLVLQNKALLGSVNSNVRHYKRARSTLAEYPDWFLASIMTTQCSVSEFADAFAESPDTIKSYIEFST from the coding sequence ATGGATGCAATCGCTGTCAAGCGGGGGAAGACTCGGCCAGAACGCATCGATATCGAGCGTCCGGAACCGGACCAGGGAGAAGTCCTCGTGAGGACTCTCCGAGTTGGCATCGACGGAACGGACTTTGAGGTACTATCGGGGTCACACGGTGGGTTTCCGGAGGGTAGTGATCACCAGATACTGGGGCACGAGGCCGTCGGTATGGTTGAGTCCGCAAACGGGACAGCGCTGAACGAGGGAGAGATTGTTGTTCCAACGGTCCGGCGGCCCGCAGACATATCGAGCCGGTTTTTCGAGAACAATGAGCCTGATATGGCACCACCCGGTGAGTATGTCGAACGCGGGATTGCGGGGGCGCACGGCTATATGGCTGAGTACTTCACCACACCCGAATCGTTTCTCGTTTCAATCCCGGAGTCGCTTGCGGATGTCGGATTTCTGGTCGAACCGATCAGCAATGCCGAAAAGGCACTCGAGCTGGCACAGCGGTCTAGATCGACCTTCGAGTGGCAGGAGTCTGCCGGACTCGTCCTTGGAAACGGTCCGTTAGGACTGCTTACACTGGCGATGCTTGCAGACCGGTGTGAGCGAACGTACTGTCTCGGTCGTCGTGAGCGGCCGGACCCGACCATCGACATCATTGATGAACTGGGGGCCACGTACATCAACTCTCAACAGACGGCTGTGGATGAAATCCCTGCAGTTCACGAACCGATGGACCTAGTGTTTGAGGCGACGGGGCACGCAAAACACGCATTTTCCACGATCGAAGCACTCGGTGCGAACGGGGTTGGCGTCCTCCTTGGCATTCCGGAGGACTGGGAATTCACTGTCAATGGCGGCGCTCTCCACAGACAGTTGGTCCTCCAGAACAAAGCGCTGCTCGGGAGTGTGAATTCAAATGTTCGGCATTATAAACGCGCTCGTAGCACACTTGCAGAATACCCGGACTGGTTCCTTGCATCTATTATGACGACTCAGTGCTCGGTGTCAGAGTTTGCAGATGCATTCGCGGAATCACCGGATACTATCAAATCGTACATTGAGTTTAGCACCTAA
- a CDS encoding AMP-binding protein: MSDSLTALDEERYEPSETFVTESNVYAFMQKHGIEDFEELHRRTVTDIDGEPASGLDWFWDEIVDYLDLEFYEEYEQVRDDTDGPQFTDWYVGGELNIAHNVVDRHAAPDAENRNTVATIWEGEDGTVREITYHELHQQANRVANALEERGIGTGDTVGLYMPMVPEIVPLLYGCFKVGAIAVPIFSGFGVDATATRIEDAECSVLFTGDGFYRRGSEIDLKSAADEAIEPAGHVEHTIVYNRLGSAESALSWDPDRDEWWADAVGSQSDDYETKSLPADHESMLLYSSGTTGKPKGIVHTHAGGLVQPAKELFFSFDHKPADRFFWVSDIGWMMGPWTLIGNHAHGGTVFMYEGAPDYPEPDRFWKMIDTHNLSVFGISPTAIRALQKHGDEWLEGHDLSTLRLLGSTGEPWDPDSWEWFLENVGDGTTPIMNISGGTEIFGCFLQPTPLHSLKPGTLGGPALGMDIDIVDAQGASVAEDNEKGYLVCQSSAPSMTKSLWSGDERYLEEYWSRFGDMWDHGDWAQKDEDGFWFLHGRSDDVLNVAGRKVGPAEVESSLIEHDAVNAAVAIGADDETKGTAVVTYVILNEGYEESDDLRETLRAQVGTALGKPFRPREVRFVDEFPETQSGKIVRRIIQSVYEGAELGDLSSIENPDAIDEIDNAR, translated from the coding sequence ATGTCAGATTCACTCACAGCACTCGACGAGGAACGGTACGAACCGAGCGAGACGTTCGTGACCGAGAGCAACGTCTACGCGTTCATGCAAAAGCACGGTATCGAGGACTTTGAAGAACTTCACAGGCGGACGGTCACCGACATCGACGGTGAACCGGCATCCGGACTGGACTGGTTCTGGGATGAGATAGTCGATTATCTCGACCTGGAGTTTTACGAGGAGTACGAACAGGTCCGCGATGACACGGATGGCCCGCAGTTCACGGACTGGTACGTCGGTGGGGAACTCAATATCGCTCACAACGTCGTCGACCGTCATGCAGCCCCCGACGCTGAGAACCGGAATACAGTCGCGACAATCTGGGAAGGTGAAGACGGGACAGTCCGTGAGATAACCTACCACGAACTCCACCAACAGGCCAATCGCGTTGCCAATGCACTGGAAGAGCGCGGTATCGGAACCGGTGACACCGTCGGACTGTATATGCCGATGGTACCGGAAATCGTCCCACTGCTGTATGGCTGTTTCAAGGTCGGTGCGATTGCCGTCCCTATTTTCTCCGGGTTCGGGGTCGACGCGACAGCAACCCGCATCGAAGACGCCGAGTGTTCAGTCCTGTTCACCGGTGATGGCTTCTACCGCCGGGGCAGCGAAATCGACCTGAAGTCGGCCGCAGACGAGGCTATCGAGCCGGCCGGTCACGTCGAACACACCATTGTCTATAATCGGCTGGGTTCTGCGGAGTCTGCCCTCTCGTGGGACCCCGATCGTGACGAATGGTGGGCGGACGCAGTCGGGTCCCAGTCTGACGACTACGAGACCAAGTCGCTCCCCGCCGACCACGAGTCGATGCTGCTGTACTCATCCGGGACAACAGGCAAACCGAAGGGCATCGTCCACACACATGCTGGCGGGCTCGTCCAGCCGGCGAAAGAACTCTTCTTTTCGTTCGACCACAAGCCCGCAGACCGCTTTTTCTGGGTCTCGGATATCGGCTGGATGATGGGGCCGTGGACGCTGATCGGCAATCACGCCCACGGTGGCACCGTCTTCATGTATGAGGGGGCACCCGACTATCCCGAGCCGGACCGGTTCTGGAAGATGATCGATACCCACAATCTGTCGGTGTTCGGGATTTCACCGACAGCGATCCGTGCGCTACAGAAGCACGGCGACGAGTGGCTGGAGGGCCACGACCTCTCGACGCTGCGCCTGCTGGGTTCGACCGGCGAGCCGTGGGACCCGGACTCCTGGGAGTGGTTTCTGGAGAACGTCGGCGACGGCACGACACCGATTATGAACATCTCCGGGGGAACGGAGATCTTCGGCTGTTTCCTGCAGCCGACGCCACTGCATTCGCTGAAGCCGGGGACGCTTGGTGGCCCGGCGCTCGGCATGGACATCGACATTGTCGATGCACAGGGGGCATCCGTTGCCGAAGACAACGAGAAGGGGTATCTGGTCTGTCAGTCGTCAGCGCCATCGATGACAAAATCGCTGTGGAGTGGTGACGAGCGGTACCTCGAAGAGTACTGGTCGCGGTTCGGCGATATGTGGGACCACGGCGACTGGGCACAGAAAGACGAGGACGGCTTCTGGTTCTTACACGGTCGTTCGGACGACGTCCTCAACGTCGCCGGCCGGAAGGTCGGCCCGGCTGAGGTCGAGAGTTCACTTATCGAACACGATGCGGTCAACGCCGCTGTTGCGATCGGAGCGGACGACGAAACGAAGGGGACTGCGGTTGTCACATACGTCATTCTCAACGAAGGGTACGAGGAGTCAGACGACCTTCGCGAGACATTGCGCGCGCAGGTCGGGACAGCGCTTGGCAAGCCGTTCCGTCCGCGTGAAGTCCGCTTCGTTGATGAATTTCCGGAGACGCAGTCCGGGAAGATTGTGCGGCGAATCATTCAGAGCGTCTACGAGGGCGCAGAGCTGGGGGACCTCTCAAGTATCGAGAATCCCGATGCAATCGACGAAATCGACAACGCGCGGTAA